The Methylomusa anaerophila genome has a segment encoding these proteins:
- the cobO gene encoding cob(I)yrinic acid a,c-diamide adenosyltransferase has product MAETRGLIIVNTGNGKGKTTAALGVGMRAWGQGLKVLVLQFIKGNWKYGELQAAARMGDDFVIRQLGEGFVRDADSDAKAGHQAVAQAALADANREIMSGNWDMIILDEINYAIKFGLVPVDKVIELLQSKPAALHLVLTGREARQEIIDLADLVTEMKEIKHPLKQGIKAQKGIEF; this is encoded by the coding sequence ATGGCAGAAACTAGAGGCTTAATTATTGTCAATACAGGTAACGGCAAAGGCAAAACGACAGCTGCCCTGGGAGTGGGAATGCGGGCCTGGGGACAGGGCCTCAAGGTGTTGGTGCTACAGTTTATCAAAGGAAACTGGAAGTATGGCGAATTGCAGGCCGCGGCAAGAATGGGCGACGATTTTGTAATCCGCCAGTTGGGCGAAGGGTTTGTGAGAGATGCCGACAGTGATGCCAAAGCCGGTCATCAGGCTGTGGCGCAGGCAGCACTGGCTGACGCCAACAGGGAAATCATGTCGGGAAATTGGGATATGATCATCCTGGATGAGATCAACTATGCGATAAAGTTTGGCTTGGTGCCGGTGGACAAAGTAATTGAATTGCTGCAAAGTAAACCGGCAGCATTGCATCTTGTACTGACCGGACGCGAGGCGCGGCAGGAAATTATTGATCTGGCCGACCTGGTAACGGAAATGAAAGAAATCAAACATCCGCTTAAACAGGGAATAAAGGCGCAAAAGGGTATCGAGTTTTGA
- a CDS encoding TIM barrel protein codes for MLQLVNLSNYITDNELIANSPERLQNFLEQHNLDGLEMMFCGPCDTRLHKREWLHGCHLRFWPWWLDFWRGDQEALLKQFGSQAAIDACYGGPTREDWLAVYRANIRMAIAAGVKYLVFHVSNVRPAELFNWQFSATSREVIEATLEVVNALAPEIPADTALLFENLWWPGLTLTDKELTAMLLDNVAHRNSGIMLDTGHLMNTNPDLKTEADGAAYILATLENLGHYRQFVRGIHLHKSLSGKYLRHSQNSQHKAEYGEYGEYAEYTMEEIMNHIFKIDEHRPFTTPAAQQIVDYVQPEFLVHEFMQKSLADWELKLSKQQQALTLAKMAI; via the coding sequence ATGTTGCAACTGGTAAATTTATCAAATTATATTACCGATAATGAACTTATTGCCAATAGTCCGGAGCGGCTGCAAAATTTTTTAGAACAACATAATTTGGATGGTCTGGAAATGATGTTCTGCGGGCCCTGTGACACCCGGCTGCATAAGCGCGAGTGGCTGCACGGCTGCCATCTGCGCTTTTGGCCGTGGTGGCTGGATTTTTGGCGCGGTGACCAGGAAGCATTGCTGAAGCAGTTTGGCAGTCAGGCGGCGATTGATGCCTGCTATGGCGGGCCGACCCGGGAAGACTGGCTGGCTGTTTATCGTGCTAACATTCGTATGGCCATAGCGGCAGGAGTAAAATATCTCGTTTTTCATGTCAGTAATGTACGGCCGGCGGAATTGTTCAATTGGCAATTCAGTGCTACCAGCCGTGAAGTCATCGAAGCCACACTTGAGGTAGTCAATGCCCTGGCACCGGAAATTCCCGCGGATACCGCCTTGTTATTTGAGAATTTGTGGTGGCCGGGACTGACGCTTACCGATAAAGAACTGACGGCCATGCTCCTGGATAATGTAGCCCACCGCAACAGCGGGATTATGCTGGATACCGGCCATTTGATGAACACGAATCCGGATTTAAAGACCGAGGCCGACGGGGCGGCATACATTCTGGCAACCTTAGAGAACCTCGGCCATTACCGTCAATTTGTCCGGGGAATTCATTTACACAAGTCCCTGTCGGGAAAATATCTGCGTCATAGCCAAAATTCCCAGCATAAAGCCGAGTATGGCGAGTATGGCGAGTATGCCGAGTATACCATGGAAGAGATTATGAACCATATCTTCAAGATTGATGAACACCGGCCCTTTACCACGCCTGCGGCTCAGCAAATTGTCGATTATGTGCAGCCGGAATTTCTTGTGCATGAATTTATGCAAAAATCGCTGGCTGATTGGGAGCTAAAGCTCAGTAAGCAACAGCAAGCACTTACGCTTGCCAAAATGGCGATCTGA